The DNA segment tcccatgtccccccacaatgtccccacgtccccccatatccccccgcaatgtccccacgtccccccacaatgtccccatgtccccccgtaTCCCCTCACCAcgtccccatttccccccacgatgtccccacgtccccctgccccgtgtcccccccatgtcccacccTCGGAGGGACTGTCCTcgctgtccccgctgtcccctcgtgtccccctCCTGGCCGGGGCTTCCTTGGGTCTCCGGCGGCGCCGTCGCGgcggctcctcctcctcttcggcctcatcatcctcctcctcgtcctccttgcggggggggacacgacgGGGACAATTAGATaaggggggccctgggggggtcccagggatTTGGGGAGGTCCCCAAGTTCTACCCTGGGCACTGCAGGGAGGTCAGGTCTACCTGATGCCTCCCATGGGACTGCCTCGGGGTTTGGGGGAGTCCAAAGGGTctggggggggtcctgggggatctggaggggtcccggggggtcccaGAGGGTCTGGGGGGTCTCAGAGGGTCTTGGGGGTCCCAGAGGGTCCCCAAAATCTCTCCTTGGATGGCGCCAACACCAGGTCTACCCCACCAATGCCAGTGGGGAGCCAGGTCTACCCATCCCCTTGGTCTCAAGGctgtgggggggtcccaggagatctgggggggtcccggggggtcccaGAGGGTCTTGGGGGTCCCAGAGGGTCCCCAAAATCTCTCCTTGGATGGCGCCAACACCAGGTCTACCCCACCAATGCCAGTGGGGAGCCAGGTCTACCCAACCCCTTGGTCTcagagggctgggggggtcccaggagaactgggggggtcccggggggtcccagagggtctggggggtcccagagggtcttgggggtcccagggggtccccaaaatCTCTCCTTGGATGGCGCCAACACCAGGTCTACCCCGCCAATGCCAGTGGGGAGCCAGGTCTACCCATCCCCTTGGTGAGGGTCTcagagggctggggggggtcccaggagatctgggggggtcccagaggGTCccagagggtttggggggctcccAGGAGGTCTGGGGAGGTCTCAGAGGGTTTGTGGGGTCCCGGGGGATCCCCAAAATCTTTCCTTGGACGGCAGCGACACCAGGTCTACCCCACCAATGCCAGTGGGGAGCCAGGTCTACCCATCCCCTTGGTCTCAAGGctgtgggggggtcccaggagatctgggggggtcccggggggtcccaGAGGGTCCCCAAAATCTCTCCTTGGATGGCGCCAACACCAGGTCTACCCTGCCAATACCAGTGGGGAGCCAGGTCTACCCATCCCCTTGGTGAGGGTCTCAgcttgggggggtcccaggagacctgggggggtcccgggagGTTCTGAGGGGTTTGGGGGagtcccgggggggtccccaagcTCCCACCTTCCCCGATGATGACTCCTCGGACGCCTCCTCCCCCTCGCTGTCCAGGCAGAAGAGTTTGCGCCGTTTCCCGGGGGcgtcggggcggggggggcgccggggggcggctctttctctgtttttggggacacacacacacacaaaacggGGGGTcagcggggtggggggcacacggggggacacggggggggttttggggttcactCACCGTCCTCGTCCTCCTCGGGGGGGGTGGGCGGGCGGGGGCGTTTCTCCTCCCCgccctcccccagctccagtgGTTCTTTCCGCTTCAccttttgggggggggggggaagaagaaaattggGGGGGGTCGGGGGATTCAACCGCCCCCAGAAACCCAACCCCCCAAATTTGGGGGTAGCTTGAAAGGGGGGGCCCCaacaccccaaatccccccaccAGCCTCCCCCATTTTGGGGATATCTTGACAAAAGAGACGCCcagaaccccaaaacccccccaaaccccctcaaGTTTGGGGTCCCCTTGAAGGGGGGGTCcggtttttggggtccccttgAAGGGGGGGTCCGGTTTTTGGGGTACCTTGAAGGAGGGGGGACCAGgaccccatttcccccccaaatccctccccCCTATTTTTGGGCTATCTCGACAAAGGAGACACCCagaaccccaaaacctccccaaaccccctcaAGTTTGGGGTCCCCTTAAAGGGGGGGGTCCCGTTTTTGGGGACCCCTTGAAGGGCAGGTCCCGTTTTTGGGGTACCTTGAAGGAGGGGGGACCAGGACCCCATTTcacccccaaactccccccaaatccctccccCCATTTTTGGGCTATCTCGACAAAGGAGACGCccagaacccccaaaccccctcaaGTTTGGGGTCCCCTTGAAGGGGGGGGGTCCCGTTTTTTGGGGTACCTTGAAGGAGGGCAGGCGCAgcgccccccgcagccccgcgccgcccccccgcgcccACTCGACCAGCGACAGCAGCGCCGGGGGCTCCTTGGGCCGCGACCGCTCCTTGTCCTCGTCCCGCGGGCGCGCGGCCTGGAACGGCTGGGGGAGCCCCAAAAGTGGGGGGACCCCGAAAATGGGGTCACCATAtgttggggggggggagaaatgggggaaatatggggagaaatggggggaatggggggaggaatggggggggaaatggggggaatgAGGGGAATGGGGGGGGCCCCAAAGTGGGGGAACCCCAAAAGTGGGGGGACCCCAATGTTGGGGGaggagaaatggggggaaatggggagaaatggggggaaggggggggagGAAtgggggagaaatggggggggaatggggggaacgGAATGGCTGGGGGGACCCCGAAAGTGGGGGGACCCCGAAAGTGGGGTCACCCCAATGTTGGGGGaggagaaatgggggaaatggggagaaatgggggagaaatgggggggaccccaaaagtgGGGGGACCCCGATATTGGAGGTCACCCTGACatggggggggaaatggggagaaatgggggaaatatggggagaaatggggagaaatgaagggaatggggggaatgggggggaaatgggggaccCCGAAAGTGGGGGGACCCCGATATTGGGGGTCACCCCAACatggggggggaaatggggagaaatgggggaaatatggggagaaatggggagaaatgtGGGGGAATGGAATGGCTGGGGGGGCCCCAAAGTGGGGGGGCCCCAAAGTGGGGTCACCATGACGTTGGGGGgggggagaaatgggggaaatgtGGGGAAGAATGGGGGGGGTCTGTCCTCGGGTCTGtctgtttgggggggggtctgtCTGTCCCAGGGGGCCTgtgtgtttggggggggtcccaggggggtctgtctgtcctggggtgggtctgtctgtcctgggggggggtctgtctgtttgggggggtcccaggggggtcTGTCTGTCCCAGGGGGGGTCTGTCTGTCCCGGGTGGGGGTCTGTCCCAGGGGGCCTGTGTGTTTGgggcgggggtcccgggggggtctgTCTGTCCCGGGGTGGGTCTGTCTGTCCCGGGGGGGGGCTGTCTGTCCTGGGGGGGGGTCTGTctgtttgggggggtcccaggggggtcTGTCTGTCCCGGGTGGGGGTCTGTCCCAGGGGGCCTgtgtgtttggggggggtcccaggggggtctgtctgtcctggggTGGGTCTGTCTGTCCCAGGGGGGGGTCTGTCTGCCCCAGGGGGGGGTCTGTGTGTCCCCGgcagtgtctgtctgtcccaggtgggggtctgtctgtcctggggGTGGGTCTGTctgtttgggggggtcccaggggggtcTGTCTGTCCCAGGGGGGGTCTGTCTGTCCCAGGGCGGGGTCTGACCCGGGTGGGGGTCTATCTGTCCCAGGGGGGTCTGTCTGTCCCGAGGCgggtctgtctgtcctgggTGGGGGTCTGTCTGTCCCGGGTGGGGGTCTGTCCCAGGGGGCCTGTGTGTTTGgggcgggggtcccgggggggtccgTCTGTCCCGGGGGTGGGTCCGTCTGTCCCGGGGGGGGGTCCGCACCTTGACCTGCTCCTCCTTGCGCTCCCACCAGGCGTCGAAAGCCCGAAACGCCACGTTTTCCACCATTTTCCGGTTGAGGTCGCGCTGCATCGTCAGCTTCATCTCCTGCACCAGCGCCGCCAGCACCCCCTCCACCGGGCCCCCCCCCGGCCAAAAACGGGggcgccccccccccaaaacgccggggggctcgggggggggcgggggcggcgggggcggcggggggagggggtCGGTGCCGGGGGGTCGCTCCTCCCCGGGGGGGAAGTGGGGGGGGAAGGGGTACTGGTgcgcgggggggagggggaaatgggggggggggtgggcgtgtgggggggggaagggcgacccccccgccgcccccccgaAACTGCCTttgcccccccccgcccgcaaGCGGCTCAACAGCTGCGTCTGCAGCTGGAAGGaggccgggacccccccccagcgCCCGCCGGCCCCCCCCAGGCGCCCCAAAAGCTCGTAGAGGCTGGGGGTGGCggtgaccccccccccgccccccccagggCCGAAGtccgggggggggggcggggggcggggggggggcagcggcACCGCCATGaggggctgcggcggggggggcgggtaggaggggggagggggcggctcGGGGGGGCGCGCgaagggggaggggggcggggggggggggtccccgtcGTCCTCCGAGATCTCCATGTCCTCCCCCGATGAcacctgggggggggacacacggaatgggggggggggggagacACCCCAAAGgccggggaccccccccgggaccccaaatcccccagaccccaaatcccgggaccccaaatcccccagacCCCAAATCACGGGGATCCCAAATTCTGGGACCCCAAATCCCaggaccccaaatcccccagacCCCAAATCACGGGGATCCCAAATTctgggaccccaaatcccccagacCCCAAATCACGGGGATCCCAAATTCTGGGACCCCAAATCCCaggaccccaaatcccccagacCCCAAATCACGGGGATCCCAAATTCTGGGACCCCAAATCAcggggaccccaaatcccccagaccccaaatcccccagacCCCAAATCACAGGGATCCCAAATTCTGGGACCCCAAATCACGGGGACCCCAAATGCCCTGGACCCGAAATCCCCCAGACCCCAAATCCCCAGGAACCCAAATCCCGGGACCTCAAATCACGGGGACCCCAAATGCCCtggaccccaaatcccccagaccccaaatcccagggaccccaaatccTGGGACCCCAAATGCCCTGGACCCCAAATCCAAGGGACCCAAATCCTGGGACCCCAAATCCTGGGGATCCCAAATTCTGGGACCTCAAGTTGCAGGGACCCGAAATcctgggaccccaaatcccccagaccccaaatcctggggaccccaaatccccaggAACCCAAATCCcggggaccccaaatccccaggAACCCAAATCCCCCAGACCCCAAATCCTGGGACCTCAAATAGCAGGGACCCAAAATGCCCTGGACCCGAAATCCCCCAGACCCCAAATCACAGGGACCCCAAATTCTGGGACCCCAAATCACGGGGACCCCAAATGCCCtggaccccaaatcccccagaccccaaatcccccagacCCCAAATCACAGGGATCCCAAATCCTGGGACCTCAAATCAcggggaccccaaatccccagggaccccaaatccAAGGGACCCAAATCCTGGGACCCCAAATCCTGGGGATCCCAAATTCTGGGGATCCCAAATCCTGGGACCTCAAATTGCAGGGACCCGAAATCCTGGGACCCCAAATTCTGGGACCCCAAATCACGGGGATCCCAAATCCCCAGGAACCCAAATCCCCcagaccccaaatcccccagacCCCAAATTGCAGGGACCCCAAATGCCCtggaccccaaatcccccagaccccaaatcccccagacCCCAAATCCCCAGGAACCCAAATCCCGGGACCTCAAATcccagggaccccaaatcccGGGGATCCGAAATTCTGGGACCCCAAATTGTGGGGACCCCAAATGCCCTGGACCCCAAATcctgggaccccaaatcccccagacCCCAAATCCCAGGGACCCAAATCCTGGGGATCCCAAATTctggggaccccaaatcccccagacCCGAAATcccagggaccccaaatccccagggaccccaaatcccccaaagcCCAAATCCCCCAAAGCCCAAATCCCAGGGATCCCAAATcctgggaccccaaatccccaggACCCCAAATCCAAGGCACCCAAATcctgggaccccaaatcccGGGGATCCCAAATTCTGGGGATCCCAAATCCTGGGACCTCAAATTGCAGGGACCCGAAATcctgggaccccaaatcccccagaccccaaatcctggggaccccaaatccccaggAACCCAAATCCcggggaccccaaatccccaggAACCCAAATCCCCcagaccccaaatcccccagacCCCAAATCCTGGGACCTCAAATCGCAGGGACCCAAAATGCCCTGGACCCGAAATCCCCCAGACCCCAAATCACAGGGACCCCAAATTCTGGGACCCCAAATCACGGGGACCCCAAATGCCCtggaccccaaatcccccagaccccaaatcccccagacCCCAAATCACAGGGATCCCAAATCCTGGGACCTCAAATCACGGGGACCCCAAATGCCCTGGACCCCAAATCCAAGGGACCCAAATCCTGGGACCCCAAATCCTGGGGATCCCAAATCCTGGGACCTCAAATTGCAGGGACCCGAAATcctgggaccccaaatcccccagaccccaaatcctggggaccccaaatccccaggAACCCAAATCCCCcagaccccaaatcccccagaccccaaatcccccagacCCCAAATCCCAGGAACCCCAAATCCCGGGGATCCCAAATTCTGGGACCCCAAATCCTGGGACCTCAAATCGCAGGGACCCCAAATGCCCtggaccccaaatcccccagacCCCAAATCCCCAGGAACCCAAATCCCGGGACCTCAAATcccagggaccccaaatcccGGGGACCCCAAATCCTGGGACCCCAAATGCCCTGGACCCCAAATCCCGGGGACCCAAATCCCCTGGACCGCCCTAAAactgtccccccatcccccagaacccccctaacccccccccgggaccccccaaactgcccccccccccaaccccccgggaccccccccttACCCCGTCCTGCCCGTTGGCCTTTGGCGACTGGGGGGGTCCCTCGGCGCCCCCGCCGGGGGGAGCAGCTGCGcccccccccgcggccccgTCCCCCCCGTCCCGCGCCCCCGCgcccggcggggggggggtgggggcggcggggggggcctCGCCGTGCTTGGCAGGGGGGGTGGCGGGGGacgggggtctgggggggggcggggggggggggtcggcCCGATCCGGGGGGGTCTCGTCGTCGCCGCCGTCGTCATCGTCATCCGgggggggcaggaaggagaaggggcGCGTGCCGGCCCCCCCCCGCAGCAGCGCCTCGATGCGCGAGTccaggctggggtggggggcgaACGGCACCGACTCGGGGGTCAGctcggggggggcgggggagccccctccccgcggggggggcagcgggagcgcgggggggggcggcgcgggggggggcggctcCGGGCTTTTcgggggggggggaggcggggggagggggggagcgggggaggGGAAGGCGGAGAAATAGGGGTcggcgcccccgccccccccgcccgggaactgggggggggggggcggggaggaggaggaggaggaggaggagggggggggggagggggagggggggggggcgggggggctcgTCCtcgcggggggggcggcggcgcggggagggggagggggagggggggggagggggggggaagcggccggcgggggggggaggggcgggggggaagggcaggaagggggagggggagggggaggggggggggcggcgggggggggcgggcggcggcggggggggcggcgggaaCCCCCCCTCGGGCCGGCGGGGGCCGAACGGCAGCCT comes from the Caloenas nicobarica isolate bCalNic1 chromosome 38, bCalNic1.hap1, whole genome shotgun sequence genome and includes:
- the LOC136001185 gene encoding LOW QUALITY PROTEIN: histone-lysine N-methyltransferase SETD1A-like (The sequence of the model RefSeq protein was modified relative to this genomic sequence to represent the inferred CDS: substituted 1 base at 1 genomic stop codon), with the translated sequence MEPELGGEPQRPSAPWRSYKLLVDPALRRAPQKVYRYDGVHFSVPDSGFPPAGTVQDPRPRRIWAKHRDLSLPVPKFKLDEFYVGQIPLKEVTFARLNDNVREAFLGEMCRKYGEVEEVEILLHPRTRKHLGLARVLFASSRGAKESVKHLHNTSVMGNIIHAQLDVKGQQRMKLYELIVSGSCTPQTVPTGAKGPDKAETAEPRRRAPPEAFAPPPGNGTPETPPGTGGGTYSPFPSPYGTPYPPRLPFGPRRPEGGFPPPPPPPPAPPRRPPPSPSPSPFLTSPPAPPPSPSPPPSSSSSSSSPPPPPQFPGGGGGGADPYFSAFPSPAPPLPPPPPPPKSPEPPPPAPPPPALPLPPPRGGGSPAPPELTPESVPFAPHPSLDSRIEALLRGGAGTRPFSFLPPPDDDDDGGDDETPPDRADPPPPPPPRPPSPATPPAKHGEAPPAAPTPPPPGAGARDGGDGAAGGGAAAPPGGGAEGPPQSPKANGQDGVSSGEDMEISEDDGDPPPPPPSPFARPPEPPPPPSYPPPPPQPLMAVPLPPPRPPPPPPDFGPGGGGGGVTATPSLYELLGRLGGAGGRWGGVPASFQLQTQLLSRLRAGGGKGSFGGAAGGSPFPPPHAHPPPHFPLPPAHQYPFPPHFPPGEERPPGTDPLPPPPPPPPPPPEPPGVLGGGRPRFWPGGGPVEGVLAALVQEMKLTMQRDLNRKMVENVAFRAFDAWWERKEEQVKPFQAARPRDEDKERSRPKEPPALLSLVEWARGGGAGLRGALRLPSFKVKRKEPLELGEGGEEKRPRPPTPPEEDEDGEXTPKPPPERAAPRRPPRPDAPGKRRKLFCLDSEGEEASEESSSGKEDEEEDDEAEEEEEPPRRRRRRPKEAPARRGTRGDSGDSEDSPSEDGDRCWGQQRWVRWSWGRGDGRWGQRRCVRWCRCPLTRPLTRCPSPRWPERRCHRTGSARSEGFYPISRREKARYLRPSPAPRPAPDAPDTQGPNRVLSERRSEQRRLLSAMGSAALADSDLLKLNQLKFRKKRLRFGRSRIHEWGLFAMEPIAADEMVIEYVGQNIRQVVADMREKRYAQEGIGSSYLFRVDHDTIIDATKCGNLARFINHCCTPNCYAKVITIEAQKKIVIYSKQPIGVNEEITYDYKFPIEDTKIPCLCRTESCRGTLN